The segment TGGGGCGGGTGGAGCCGGATCTCGTCGACCAGCCCCTGCAGGCGCCGGAGCACCGCTTCGTCGGGCGCAAGGGCGGTGTAGAGGTGGATCTGGTGATCCGGGCCGAAGTGCTCCTTGAGAGCACGGCAGTACTCCACCACCCGGTCGAGTTCGATCAGGGGTTCGCCGCCGGTGACGCCGGTCCCGAGAGCGCTCATGCTCTCCGCAACCTCGATGGCTTCA is part of the Methanofollis sp. genome and harbors:
- a CDS encoding radical SAM protein yields the protein MPQDSGIAPDGVSLSPGCVLCHQGAKMVLFVTGRCRRTCWYCPLSRERKGRDVVFANERQVSSPSEAIEVAESMSALGTGVTGGEPLIELDRVVEYCRALKEHFGPDHQIHLYTALAPDEAVLRRLQGLVDEIRLHPP